Proteins encoded by one window of Dyella humicola:
- a CDS encoding ubiquinone biosynthesis accessory factor UbiJ, protein MTEAVSRSLLPRPLRALAGRALETALNHTLSLDPDTVSRLAALDGRSVQLHLRGPELALSVTVDGDRLKVGPAQDDSHLRVAATPGSLLAMLLKRDDDGVAPGKVEIAGDAELARRLEKLASKFAPDFEEAFARTFGDVLGVPLAKAVRKALAHARETASHLTTDTADWLRDEVRVVAAPGEVETFLDGVDELRERSDRLEARLARLEQRLRKGPAA, encoded by the coding sequence ATGACTGAAGCCGTCTCCCGCTCCCTGCTCCCTCGCCCGCTTCGCGCTCTCGCCGGACGCGCGCTGGAAACCGCGCTCAACCACACCTTGTCGCTCGATCCGGATACGGTTTCGCGCCTGGCCGCGCTCGATGGCCGCAGCGTGCAACTGCATCTGCGCGGCCCCGAGCTGGCGCTATCCGTCACCGTCGACGGTGACCGCCTGAAGGTCGGACCCGCCCAGGACGATAGCCATCTGCGCGTAGCCGCGACGCCGGGCAGCCTGCTCGCCATGCTGCTCAAGCGCGACGACGACGGCGTGGCGCCAGGCAAGGTGGAGATCGCGGGCGACGCCGAACTCGCGCGGCGCCTGGAGAAACTCGCCAGCAAATTCGCACCGGATTTCGAGGAAGCGTTCGCGCGCACGTTCGGCGACGTGCTCGGCGTGCCGCTGGCCAAGGCCGTGCGCAAAGCGCTCGCCCACGCCCGCGAGACAGCCAGCCACCTGACCACCGACACGGCGGACTGGCTGCGTGACGAAGTACGCGTGGTCGCAGCGCCGGGCGAAGTGGAAACCTTCCTCGACGGTGTCGACGAACTGCGCGAACGCAGCGACCGGCTCGAAGCACGGCTCGCTCGCCTCGAACAACGTCTGCGCAAAGGACCCGCCGCGTGA
- a CDS encoding DUF4156 domain-containing protein, protein MRKTLLLLVPIALLGACTWGITLDDAAKNVRTAWTGDVSSCHDLGKVTVSVMDHVGPVNRNDIKVRDELEVMARNEAAKMHADTIKPLGDLTDGSQPWGAYQCGTAQLAPSNHPAGKPPGPASAPGSAETFPVKGG, encoded by the coding sequence ATGCGCAAGACCCTGCTGCTGCTCGTTCCCATCGCGCTACTCGGCGCCTGCACCTGGGGCATCACCCTGGACGATGCTGCGAAGAACGTCCGCACGGCCTGGACCGGTGATGTGTCCTCCTGCCATGACCTGGGCAAGGTGACGGTGTCGGTGATGGACCATGTCGGTCCGGTCAACCGCAATGACATCAAGGTGCGTGACGAGCTGGAAGTGATGGCTCGCAATGAAGCGGCCAAAATGCATGCCGACACGATCAAGCCGCTGGGTGACTTGACCGACGGTTCGCAGCCCTGGGGTGCCTACCAGTGCGGCACCGCGCAGCTGGCGCCGAGCAACCATCCCGCTGGCAAGCCGCCCGGCCCTGCCAGCGCACCTGGCTCGGCGGAGACGTTTCCGGTCAAGGGCGGATGA
- a CDS encoding M16 family metallopeptidase, whose product MARKPLALLVAGLLSVSTGLPAIAAPNLATEQAAHAVPDIAYTRFTLPNGLTVVVHEDHKAPVVAVSIWYHVGSADEPKGKTGFAHLFEHLMFSGSENHKGTYFQPFELAGATDMNGTTWFDRTNYFETVPTTALDMALWMESDRMGHLLGAIGQKELDTQRGVVQNEKRQGENRPYGRVDQNILSNTYPGNHPYQHDTIGSMADLNAASLADVKQWFHDYYGAANTTLVLAGDITVEQARAKAEKYFGDIPAGPAVPRQQAWITPLTKSTRGVQHDHVAQPRIYRTWVVPQLGSDDSIQLDLASTVLGGGKTSRLYQRLVYQDKLVDSVSASIAPFALATHFQIQADVKDGVDPAKVEAVITEELNKFLAEGPTADELERAKIGNRAGFVRGLEKVGGFGGKAVILAEGQVYRGDPGAYKKDLERADTATQASVKAAANKWLSKGDYLLTVLPAGKDFNPDTEDAKVVALSAADDRPTPKLPAKHDYTVAKSQLDRSTGVPQVSQFPDLSFPTLERGKLKNGIEVVLAQRHTIPVTHVQLMFDAGYAADQGHKLGTASFTTTLMNESTKDLDSVEVAKRKQRLGAITRVGCGLDACSASLNAMNDQLQPSLELFADIVRNPAFKAEDIERIRGQWLATIAQEKTQPSALALRTLPPLIYGANHAYGIPFTGTGTEQAIKSMQAVDLAAFQKDWLRPDNVKILIAGDTTLQQIIPQLEAAFGDWKAPASAVPKKNIAKVTAQPKPRVFLIDKPDAPQSLVLAGLLAPSSKAPNELAIDIANGAFGGSFTSRLNMNLREDKRWAYGAFSFMRDAIGQRPFLMYAPVQTDKTAESAQEVLKEATEVIGPRPLTTQEVNKIKDSNIRGLPGSFETSAAVLGAMSEIVQFGRPDDYVQTLKARTEAVGQPDAQAAIKEIIEPGALTWVIVGDLKKIEQPVRALNLGELQVIDGDGKPVPSK is encoded by the coding sequence ATGGCAAGAAAGCCCCTCGCCCTGCTCGTGGCAGGACTGCTCAGCGTGTCGACCGGGTTGCCGGCGATCGCGGCGCCGAATCTGGCGACCGAGCAGGCCGCCCATGCTGTTCCGGACATCGCCTATACCCGCTTCACCCTGCCCAACGGACTGACCGTGGTGGTCCATGAGGACCACAAGGCGCCGGTGGTTGCGGTGAGCATCTGGTATCACGTCGGTTCCGCCGACGAGCCCAAGGGCAAGACCGGCTTCGCTCACCTGTTCGAGCATTTGATGTTCTCCGGCTCGGAGAACCACAAGGGCACGTACTTCCAGCCGTTCGAGCTGGCCGGTGCGACGGACATGAATGGCACTACTTGGTTCGACCGCACCAATTATTTCGAAACCGTACCCACCACGGCGCTGGATATGGCGCTGTGGATGGAGTCAGATCGCATGGGCCATCTGCTCGGCGCGATCGGCCAGAAAGAGCTCGATACGCAGCGCGGCGTGGTGCAGAACGAAAAGCGCCAGGGCGAGAACCGCCCTTACGGCCGCGTCGACCAGAACATCCTGTCCAACACCTATCCGGGCAATCACCCCTACCAGCACGACACCATCGGTTCGATGGCCGACCTCAATGCGGCGTCGCTGGCCGATGTGAAGCAGTGGTTCCACGACTATTACGGCGCCGCCAACACCACCCTGGTGCTGGCCGGCGACATCACCGTGGAACAGGCCCGGGCGAAGGCCGAGAAGTATTTCGGTGATATTCCGGCCGGTCCGGCCGTGCCGCGTCAGCAGGCATGGATCACGCCGCTGACCAAATCCACCCGTGGTGTGCAGCACGATCACGTGGCGCAGCCGCGCATCTATCGCACCTGGGTCGTGCCGCAGCTGGGCAGCGACGATTCGATCCAGCTCGATTTGGCTTCCACCGTGCTGGGCGGCGGCAAGACCTCGCGTCTGTATCAGCGCCTGGTCTATCAGGACAAGCTGGTGGATAGCGTGTCGGCGAGCATCGCACCGTTCGCGTTGGCCACCCATTTCCAGATCCAGGCCGACGTGAAGGACGGCGTGGACCCGGCCAAGGTCGAAGCCGTCATCACCGAGGAGCTCAACAAGTTCCTCGCTGAAGGTCCGACGGCGGACGAGCTGGAGCGGGCCAAGATCGGCAATCGCGCGGGCTTCGTGCGCGGGCTTGAGAAGGTCGGTGGCTTTGGTGGCAAGGCGGTGATCCTGGCCGAAGGTCAGGTGTACCGCGGCGATCCTGGTGCCTACAAAAAGGACCTCGAGCGCGCCGATACCGCCACCCAGGCCAGCGTGAAGGCGGCCGCCAACAAGTGGTTGAGCAAGGGCGATTACCTCCTCACCGTGCTGCCCGCCGGCAAGGACTTCAATCCGGACACGGAAGACGCCAAAGTCGTCGCGCTCAGCGCGGCTGACGATCGCCCGACGCCCAAGTTGCCGGCAAAGCACGACTACACCGTGGCCAAGAGCCAGCTCGACCGCAGCACGGGCGTGCCCCAGGTCAGTCAGTTCCCCGACCTCAGCTTCCCGACGCTGGAGCGCGGCAAGCTCAAGAACGGCATCGAAGTCGTGCTGGCCCAACGTCACACCATTCCGGTGACGCATGTGCAGCTGATGTTCGACGCCGGCTACGCCGCCGATCAGGGGCACAAGCTCGGCACGGCCAGCTTCACCACCACGCTGATGAACGAGAGCACCAAGGATCTCGACTCCGTGGAAGTGGCCAAACGCAAGCAGCGCCTGGGCGCGATCACCCGCGTCGGTTGCGGGCTGGATGCCTGCTCAGCCTCGCTCAATGCGATGAACGACCAACTGCAGCCCTCGCTGGAGCTGTTTGCCGATATCGTGCGCAACCCGGCGTTCAAGGCGGAGGACATCGAGCGCATCCGGGGCCAATGGCTGGCTACGATCGCGCAGGAAAAGACCCAGCCGTCGGCCCTTGCACTGCGTACCTTGCCGCCGCTGATCTACGGCGCGAATCACGCCTACGGCATTCCATTCACGGGTACCGGCACGGAGCAGGCGATCAAGTCGATGCAGGCTGTCGATCTGGCCGCGTTCCAGAAAGACTGGCTGCGCCCGGACAACGTGAAGATTCTGATTGCGGGTGACACCACGCTGCAGCAGATCATTCCTCAGCTTGAAGCTGCCTTTGGTGACTGGAAGGCGCCTGCAAGCGCGGTACCGAAAAAGAACATCGCCAAGGTGACCGCACAGCCCAAGCCGCGCGTGTTCCTGATCGACAAGCCGGATGCGCCGCAGTCGCTGGTGCTCGCCGGTCTGCTGGCGCCATCGAGCAAGGCGCCCAACGAGCTCGCCATCGACATTGCCAATGGTGCCTTCGGCGGCAGCTTCACCTCGCGCCTCAACATGAACCTGCGTGAGGACAAGCGCTGGGCCTATGGCGCCTTCAGCTTCATGCGCGATGCCATTGGCCAGCGCCCGTTCCTGATGTACGCCCCGGTGCAGACGGACAAGACTGCGGAATCCGCACAGGAAGTGCTGAAGGAGGCCACCGAGGTCATCGGTCCGCGTCCGCTGACCACGCAGGAAGTGAACAAGATCAAGGACTCGAACATTCGCGGCCTGCCCGGCAGCTTCGAGACCAGCGCCGCGGTACTGGGCGCGATGAGCGAGATCGTGCAGTTCGGCCGCCCGGACGACTATGTGCAGACGCTCAAGGCCCGTACCGAGGCGGTCGGTCAACCCGATGCTCAGGCGGCGATCAAGGAGATCATCGAGCCCGGCGCCCTGACCTGGGTCATCGTGGGCGATCTCAAGAAGATTGAGCAGCCGGTGCGTGCGCTCAACCTGGGCGAGCTGCAAGTGATCGACGGTGACGGCAAGCCTGTACCATCGAAGTAA
- the trmL gene encoding tRNA (uridine(34)/cytosine(34)/5-carboxymethylaminomethyluridine(34)-2'-O)-methyltransferase TrmL, protein MLHVILFRPEIPPNTGNVIRLCANTGATLHLIRPLGFELDDARLRRAGLDYHEYAQLAVHDDLASCLQSVGQPRVFAFSTRGRVAHVDARFTEGDALLFGCETAGLPGDVLDAIPEAQRLRLPMRANSRSLNLSNTVAVAVYEAWRQLGFLGAT, encoded by the coding sequence ATGTTGCATGTCATTCTTTTCAGACCCGAGATACCGCCGAACACCGGCAATGTGATCAGGCTTTGCGCCAACACCGGCGCGACCTTGCACCTGATCCGCCCGCTGGGATTCGAGTTGGACGATGCCCGCCTGCGACGCGCAGGCCTCGACTATCACGAATATGCGCAGCTGGCCGTGCATGACGATCTTGCCAGCTGCCTGCAGAGCGTCGGCCAGCCACGCGTCTTTGCGTTCTCGACACGCGGCCGCGTTGCCCACGTGGATGCCCGGTTTACTGAAGGCGACGCCTTGCTGTTTGGTTGCGAAACGGCCGGCCTGCCCGGCGACGTGCTCGATGCCATTCCCGAGGCTCAGCGTCTGCGCCTGCCGATGCGAGCGAACAGTCGCAGCCTCAACCTTTCCAATACCGTTGCTGTGGCGGTCTATGAGGCTTGGCGTCAACTTGGATTCCTTGGCGCTACCTGA
- the ubiB gene encoding ubiquinone biosynthesis regulatory protein kinase UbiB, whose amino-acid sequence MNVVPRVLRVASVLLAYRLDELVDAAHLFRPLKVVRPFVARPRADVRSMPRGERLRLALTELGPIFVKAGQVLSTRRDLVPADIADELSQLQDQVPPFAGAEARAIVERELKAPISQLYARFDETPLASASIAQVHAATLHDGSEVVVKVLRPGIEKRIDRDVKLLRSLGELAQRWHPNADKIRPLDVVAEVEKMLENELDLQREGASASLLRRNFESGVDLYVPAVHWELTTGGVLTLERVRGVSSDDIAAIDAAGIDRKALAVKGVRLFYEQVFRDNFFHADAHPGNIWVDTTRPTEPRFIALDFGIMGSLPEEDQYWLAQNFIALFERDYARIAQLHVDAGWMPSTVRLDELTAAVRTVCEPYFTRPLSQISLAELVVKLFQTARRYQLTLQPQLILLQKTLLNIEGVGRMLDPEIDIWAVAHPVLKRILRERYSPLRTLRTVRRRLPEWLHAAPEFPELIRDALRQVARGEQRSVSDPNALAQQRDDAQRSQRALAYGLLGSSLLICSAVLWTQAAEHGVWPSLATAVIGVFAFAIGWPRR is encoded by the coding sequence TTGAACGTCGTGCCGCGCGTCTTGCGTGTCGCTTCCGTGCTGCTGGCCTATCGGCTCGACGAACTGGTCGATGCGGCGCATCTGTTCCGCCCGCTCAAAGTGGTGCGCCCGTTCGTGGCCCGGCCACGTGCCGACGTGCGCAGCATGCCGCGCGGCGAACGCCTGCGTCTGGCGCTGACCGAGCTCGGGCCGATCTTCGTCAAGGCCGGCCAGGTATTGTCCACGCGCCGCGATCTGGTGCCGGCCGATATCGCCGACGAGCTGTCCCAACTACAGGATCAGGTGCCACCTTTCGCGGGCGCGGAAGCTCGCGCCATTGTCGAGCGGGAGCTGAAGGCGCCGATCAGCCAGCTCTATGCCCGCTTCGACGAAACGCCTCTCGCCTCGGCGTCGATCGCGCAGGTACACGCTGCTACCCTGCACGACGGCAGCGAGGTCGTGGTGAAAGTGTTGCGTCCGGGCATCGAAAAGCGCATCGATCGCGACGTAAAACTGCTGCGCTCGCTGGGTGAACTGGCACAGCGCTGGCACCCCAATGCCGACAAGATCCGCCCGCTCGACGTGGTCGCCGAAGTCGAGAAGATGCTGGAAAACGAGCTGGATCTGCAGCGTGAAGGCGCCAGCGCCAGCCTGCTTCGGCGCAACTTCGAGAGTGGCGTCGATCTGTACGTGCCGGCCGTGCATTGGGAGCTGACCACGGGCGGCGTGCTTACGCTGGAACGCGTGCGCGGCGTCAGCAGCGACGATATTGCCGCCATTGATGCGGCAGGCATTGATCGCAAGGCGCTCGCGGTGAAAGGCGTGCGCCTGTTTTACGAGCAGGTATTCCGCGACAACTTTTTCCACGCTGACGCGCACCCGGGCAACATCTGGGTGGATACCACGCGACCGACCGAACCGCGCTTCATCGCGCTGGATTTCGGCATCATGGGCTCGCTGCCGGAAGAGGACCAGTACTGGCTCGCGCAGAACTTCATCGCCCTGTTTGAACGCGATTACGCGCGCATCGCGCAGTTGCACGTCGATGCTGGCTGGATGCCCTCCACCGTGCGACTGGACGAGCTGACCGCTGCGGTACGCACCGTATGCGAGCCGTATTTCACACGACCGCTATCGCAGATTTCGCTGGCCGAGCTGGTGGTCAAACTGTTCCAGACCGCGCGCCGCTATCAGCTGACTTTGCAGCCGCAGTTGATCCTGCTGCAAAAGACCTTGCTGAATATCGAAGGCGTGGGCCGCATGCTCGATCCCGAGATCGACATCTGGGCCGTGGCGCACCCGGTGCTTAAGCGCATCCTGCGTGAACGCTACAGTCCGCTACGGACCCTGCGCACGGTCCGCCGCCGCCTGCCGGAATGGCTGCATGCCGCTCCGGAATTTCCGGAACTGATCCGCGATGCGCTGCGGCAGGTCGCGCGCGGCGAGCAGCGCAGCGTCAGCGATCCGAACGCACTGGCGCAGCAGCGCGACGATGCGCAGCGCAGCCAACGCGCGCTGGCCTATGGGCTGCTGGGTAGCAGTTTGCTGATTTGCAGCGCGGTGCTGTGGACGCAAGCAGCGGAACATGGTGTCTGGCCCTCACTTGCAACAGCCGTTATTGGCGTCTTCGCGTTCGCCATCGGCTGGCCTCGACGCTGA
- a CDS encoding pseudouridine synthase: MLDILYQDDALIAVNKPAGLAVHRSKMVGNAEEFLIDQLREQVGGIVYLAHRLDRATSGVLLIARSSEIAATLGEQFMGRDVHKQYLAVVRGWPEPEEGLIDYALPGSRDTGPRRDARTRFQRLATVEVPIELGRYPQQRYALVLAEPETGRFRQIRKHMAHIHHPIIGDCQHGRGDHNRLYKQYFSCHRMLLHAWRLSFSHPVSGAPMRIDAPLDTAYQALLDRFSWTLPAG; encoded by the coding sequence ATGCTCGACATCCTCTACCAAGACGACGCCCTGATCGCGGTGAACAAGCCCGCGGGCTTGGCCGTGCACCGCTCCAAGATGGTCGGCAACGCCGAGGAATTCCTGATCGACCAGCTGCGCGAGCAGGTCGGTGGCATCGTGTATCTGGCGCACCGGCTGGATCGTGCCACCAGCGGGGTCCTGCTGATCGCGCGCTCGTCCGAGATTGCGGCCACGTTGGGCGAGCAGTTCATGGGGCGCGATGTGCACAAGCAGTATCTGGCCGTAGTGCGTGGCTGGCCGGAGCCAGAGGAAGGGCTGATCGACTATGCCCTGCCCGGCTCACGCGACACCGGCCCGCGACGCGATGCGCGCACCCGCTTCCAGCGCCTGGCCACAGTGGAAGTACCCATCGAGCTCGGCCGTTATCCACAGCAACGCTATGCCCTGGTACTGGCGGAGCCGGAGACGGGTCGCTTTCGCCAGATCCGCAAGCACATGGCGCATATCCATCACCCGATCATTGGTGACTGCCAGCACGGCCGCGGCGATCACAACCGCCTGTACAAGCAGTATTTCAGCTGCCATCGCATGCTGTTGCACGCCTGGCGCCTGAGTTTTTCCCATCCGGTCTCCGGCGCGCCCATGCGTATCGACGCACCGTTGGACACCGCCTACCAGGCCTTGCTCGATCGCTTCAGCTGGACCCTGCCCGCTGGCTGA